The Algoriphagus halophilus genome window below encodes:
- a CDS encoding DUF6090 family protein, with product MISFFRKIRQELLKANTFTRYLAYALGEILLVVIGILIALQVNNWNENRKVDAAQFNLLSNFMVDLMADSVLLKDYESDLSAVMQTHKQLFMSGKGILSYSEIENPQLIRGSIRYHSITLSNHPNIGTQVMDDEIINEILDYYQFLARVDNSYLQYDNVVKETVRPYLAKNLALNPDYLFDNEKEEKSPLDLDQFAKVILQDDFGQVLFEANLKAAETMEFFEELESRNFALRNLIKKKVS from the coding sequence ATGATCTCATTTTTTAGAAAAATCCGCCAAGAACTTCTAAAAGCAAATACCTTTACTCGGTACCTAGCCTACGCCTTGGGAGAAATACTTCTAGTTGTGATCGGGATATTAATTGCGCTTCAGGTAAATAACTGGAATGAAAACAGGAAAGTAGATGCCGCCCAATTTAATCTATTGTCAAATTTCATGGTGGATCTGATGGCCGATTCGGTACTGCTCAAGGATTATGAATCTGATTTATCAGCTGTGATGCAAACCCACAAGCAACTCTTTATGTCAGGAAAAGGAATTCTTTCATATTCTGAAATCGAAAATCCACAATTAATCAGAGGTTCAATTAGGTACCATTCTATTACCCTAAGCAATCATCCAAACATAGGCACCCAAGTAATGGATGATGAAATCATAAATGAAATTCTTGACTACTATCAATTCCTAGCAAGAGTTGACAACTCTTATTTACAATATGACAATGTGGTCAAAGAAACAGTCAGGCCTTATTTAGCAAAAAACTTGGCATTAAACCCTGATTATCTTTTTGACAATGAGAAAGAAGAAAAATCTCCATTGGATCTAGATCAATTCGCTAAAGTAATTTTACAGGATGATTTTGGACAGGTTCTTTTTGAGGCAAATCTTAAAGCTGCAGAAACAATGGAGTTCTTTGAAGAACTGGAAAGTAGAAATTTTGCACTCCGTAATTTGATCAAAAAGAAGGTGTCTTGA
- a CDS encoding WD40/YVTN/BNR-like repeat-containing protein: MLQKTIAFSLLLLLLTGSAFFAVAQKKEDDKPAIYKTNWNSLSFRSIGPAFTSGRIADFAVNPDNPSEFYVGVAAGGVWKTTNKGLNFEPVFDSEGSYSIGVVEMDPNNHNVIWVGTGENNNQRSVAYGDGIYKSMDGGKSWEHKGLKASEHIGMIAIDPRNSDVVYVAATGPLWSAGGDRGLYKTTDGGDNWTKILDISEHTGIHEVHLDPRNPNVIYAVAHQRRRHVFTYISGGPESSVYKSTDGGENFRKIVKGLPSGDLGRIGLDISPANPDVIYAVVEAQEDKGGFYKSTDLGESWVRQSDYSSSGNYYQEVIADPVDVDLVYVMNTYAAVSEDGGKTFKEVGEKNKHIDNHALWIDPNNPNYLLNGNDGGVYESWDRGKTWRFFPNLPVTQFYKLGVSTDYPFYYVYGGTQDNFSFGGPSQTTETTGISNRDWFVTTLGDGFEPHVDPENPDIIYSQSQYGNLARFDRKTGQTKNIVPQPLEGDYSYNWNWDSPLLVSSHDHKRLYYASDRVHRSDDMGESWREVSGDLTRGIDRNKLEVMGKVWPMDAVAKNQSTTPFGSIVAIAESPIDENLLYAGTDDGLIHVSANGGESWTRYSSFPGVPDMTYVNEIIASAHDKNTVYAAFNNHKQGDFKPYILKSTDMGKSWTSIKANLPEKGSVYAIAEDPVAANLLFVGTEFGCYTSLDGGQYWQKLSKGLPTIAVRDINIQDREKDLVLGTFGRGFYILDDYSALRELSKELLEKEAHIFPVSEALQYEPYSPIAASKTISWLGPKGFQGETYYLGENPPFGAAFTYFLKEKYPTLESERKKSEDEKRKAGETVYYPSYEQLMAEKEEEKPFLIFTIKDVNGEVVNEIRRGATEGINRVFWDLKYPAIDQVNTSLADPMKDLPSGIMVLPGTYTVELAKSINGEITPLTEAVPFEVKTLDNQIVPIADPAAMLAFHQELMELSKSANGARNSYNQLREALKYYQAAARVVKSTSLDEKIDAMENVLDEIELTMFGDPIKRELEIDQAPSLSSRVNTAIYSGSTSLTDPTTTSKEVKRIAENYLNPVIASLKQLVEVDVPAINAELDANQAPWTPGRIIEIKN, translated from the coding sequence ATGCTACAAAAAACCATCGCTTTTTCGCTGTTGCTTCTACTACTTACCGGTTCTGCTTTTTTCGCAGTAGCTCAAAAAAAGGAAGATGATAAACCTGCCATTTATAAAACCAATTGGAATAGCCTTTCCTTCCGATCCATTGGGCCTGCATTTACTTCGGGTAGGATCGCAGATTTTGCTGTAAATCCAGACAATCCAAGTGAATTCTATGTGGGTGTTGCCGCTGGAGGGGTTTGGAAAACTACCAACAAGGGACTCAACTTTGAGCCGGTATTCGACTCTGAGGGATCTTACTCGATTGGTGTGGTAGAGATGGACCCCAATAACCATAACGTCATCTGGGTTGGAACAGGAGAAAACAATAACCAGCGAAGTGTAGCTTATGGGGATGGGATCTATAAAAGTATGGATGGAGGAAAAAGCTGGGAGCATAAAGGACTCAAGGCATCAGAGCATATTGGGATGATTGCTATTGATCCGAGAAACTCGGATGTAGTATATGTGGCGGCTACTGGCCCTCTTTGGAGTGCCGGAGGTGATCGTGGATTGTACAAAACGACAGATGGAGGTGATAACTGGACAAAGATTCTGGATATTAGTGAGCATACAGGCATTCATGAGGTGCATCTCGACCCTAGAAATCCTAATGTGATTTATGCCGTAGCACATCAACGAAGACGCCATGTGTTTACCTACATCAGTGGAGGGCCAGAATCCTCTGTTTACAAGTCCACAGACGGAGGGGAGAATTTCCGCAAGATTGTCAAAGGACTTCCGAGTGGTGATTTAGGGCGAATAGGACTAGATATTTCACCAGCCAATCCAGACGTAATTTACGCGGTGGTAGAAGCGCAAGAGGATAAAGGAGGATTTTACAAATCCACTGATCTTGGAGAATCCTGGGTGCGCCAAAGTGACTATTCATCCAGCGGAAACTATTACCAAGAGGTAATCGCTGATCCAGTGGATGTCGACCTGGTCTATGTGATGAATACCTATGCGGCTGTTTCTGAAGATGGTGGGAAGACATTCAAGGAAGTTGGGGAGAAAAACAAACACATTGATAATCATGCCTTGTGGATTGACCCCAATAATCCCAATTATTTGCTCAATGGAAATGATGGGGGAGTTTATGAGTCTTGGGACCGTGGAAAAACTTGGCGTTTCTTCCCAAATCTTCCTGTGACACAGTTTTATAAGCTCGGAGTGAGCACTGACTATCCCTTCTACTATGTTTATGGAGGCACCCAAGATAATTTCAGCTTCGGAGGTCCCTCACAAACAACAGAGACTACCGGAATTAGTAATCGCGACTGGTTCGTGACAACACTGGGTGATGGTTTTGAACCACATGTGGATCCCGAAAACCCAGATATTATTTACAGTCAATCTCAGTATGGTAACCTGGCGAGATTTGATAGGAAAACAGGCCAGACCAAAAACATAGTACCTCAACCTTTGGAGGGAGATTACTCCTACAATTGGAATTGGGATTCACCTTTGCTGGTGAGCAGTCACGATCACAAACGCTTGTATTATGCTTCTGATCGAGTTCATCGAAGTGATGATATGGGCGAAAGCTGGCGTGAAGTGAGTGGCGATCTGACCAGAGGTATAGATCGAAACAAGCTAGAAGTAATGGGTAAGGTTTGGCCTATGGACGCGGTAGCAAAAAATCAATCTACTACGCCTTTTGGTAGCATTGTGGCCATTGCAGAATCTCCCATTGATGAGAATCTGCTTTACGCTGGCACCGACGATGGATTGATCCACGTGTCTGCAAATGGAGGAGAAAGCTGGACGCGTTACAGTTCATTTCCAGGCGTACCTGACATGACCTATGTGAATGAAATCATTGCTTCTGCCCATGATAAGAATACCGTATATGCGGCATTTAATAATCACAAACAAGGTGATTTTAAACCCTATATTTTGAAAAGTACGGATATGGGAAAAAGCTGGACAAGCATTAAAGCAAATCTGCCCGAAAAAGGATCCGTTTATGCTATTGCAGAAGACCCTGTAGCTGCAAACTTATTATTTGTTGGTACTGAGTTTGGGTGTTATACTTCGCTCGATGGAGGTCAATATTGGCAAAAACTGTCAAAAGGACTACCCACCATCGCTGTTAGAGATATCAACATTCAGGATAGAGAAAAGGACCTGGTATTGGGTACATTCGGAAGGGGATTTTATATTCTCGACGATTACTCGGCACTTCGTGAGTTGTCCAAGGAACTTTTAGAGAAAGAAGCACATATTTTCCCTGTTTCAGAGGCTTTACAATATGAACCTTATAGTCCCATCGCTGCAAGTAAAACCATCTCTTGGTTAGGCCCAAAAGGATTTCAAGGGGAGACGTACTACTTGGGTGAAAACCCTCCATTTGGAGCCGCCTTTACCTATTTTCTAAAGGAAAAATACCCTACGCTAGAAAGTGAACGAAAAAAAAGTGAGGATGAGAAAAGGAAAGCTGGTGAGACCGTTTATTATCCAAGCTATGAGCAGCTAATGGCTGAGAAAGAGGAAGAAAAGCCCTTCCTGATTTTTACCATTAAAGATGTGAATGGTGAAGTAGTTAACGAGATTAGAAGAGGTGCAACAGAAGGTATTAATCGAGTATTCTGGGATTTAAAATATCCTGCCATCGATCAAGTAAATACCAGTCTCGCAGATCCCATGAAAGATCTCCCATCAGGAATTATGGTACTGCCTGGAACCTATACTGTTGAGCTGGCAAAAAGTATCAATGGGGAAATAACCCCACTCACGGAAGCGGTACCCTTCGAGGTAAAAACATTGGATAATCAAATTGTCCCAATCGCAGATCCTGCAGCGATGCTCGCATTTCATCAGGAACTGATGGAGCTTTCCAAATCAGCAAATGGTGCGAGAAATTCTTATAATCAGTTGCGTGAAGCATTGAAATATTACCAGGCAGCTGCAAGAGTAGTGAAAAGCACCTCTTTGGATGAAAAAATTGATGCCATGGAAAATGTATTGGATGAGATTGAACTGACCATGTTTGGGGATCCAATCAAAAGAGAGCTAGAAATCGATCAGGCGCCATCGCTAAGTAGTCGGGTGAATACGGCAATATATTCTGGATCTACCAGTTTAACGGATCCCACCACTACTTCTAAAGAGGTTAAACGAATTGCAGAGAACTATTTGAATCCAGTCATTGCAAGTCTGAAGCAACTGGTAGAGGTTGATGTACCGGCCATCAATGCAGAGCTCGACGCAAATCAAGCTCCATGGACACCAGGAAGAATTATTGAGATAAAGAACTAA
- a CDS encoding WD40/YVTN/BNR-like repeat-containing protein, with protein sequence MIGPFRASRTVGGVGIPSQPNVFFMGVNNGGVWKTDDYGRTWNPIFDEAPTGSVGDIAVAPSDPSILYVGSGEGLHRPDLGVGDGIFKSIDGGKTWTHIGLNDIQQVGRLIVHPTDPDIVFVAGLGHPYGANEQRGVFKTVDGGETWKKVLYINENTGAIQVEFDPNNPSILFADMWEHQEGPWENAAFSGPNSGLYKSTDGGETWRKITKGLPGADQGLGRIGVGIAPSNSNIMFATVDARDNGGIYKSVDGGESWSLIHQDRRLWGRGGDFAEIKVHPKDPNRVYVANIASYTSADGGKTWSSLKGAPGGDDYHRIWINPLNPDIMLFVADQGAVVTVNAGHTWSSWYNQPTTQLYHVTTDNAFPYWVYGGQQESGAIGVASRGNGGQISFREFIGVGADEYAYVAPDPKNPDIIYGGRVMRFDKRTGQSTNVAPEALRSGDYRFVRTMPLLFHPADDSMLLFGTNVLWKTTNEGQSWEIISPDLTYEQPEVPSSVGHYKTPEMETMARKGVIYALGPSPLNVDIIWAGTDDGRVHLTTNGGKDWKEVTPPVMSSWDKVSQIDASHFDEKTAYIAINAIRKDDMVPYIYRTRDGGETWDLITNGLNPNGPVNVVREDPVKEGLLYAGTEREVYFSIDDGEHWQSLRNNMPATSIRDIVIHENDLVVGTHGRSAWILDNIAPLREMAQSRGRSAYLFTPSDTYRVRWNMFSDTPLPPEEPTGQNPPDGAILDYQLNQSAQQVKLEIVDEQEQVIRTFSSDQEPEEIDSTALPHPTYWIRPEQKVGVSQGHHRFIWDLKYEAPRGSKREFSIAAVYKNTPSAPQGPFVKPGTYRVRLAVDGEVFEKPLTIKMDPRVTISEEALQMQTDLSKTCYDSYHELQRIVEAIDAYSKPSEEQLALRGMGRVGNPDTMYGSIRETDPADETLVGLQQKFLFMMNLIQAADVQPTQQTIRAVNSLKESLEKIKLRWKEVKE encoded by the coding sequence ATGATTGGTCCGTTTAGGGCTAGTAGAACAGTCGGGGGAGTGGGGATACCTTCCCAACCAAATGTGTTTTTTATGGGAGTAAATAATGGAGGGGTTTGGAAAACAGATGATTATGGTAGGACATGGAATCCTATTTTTGATGAGGCTCCTACGGGCTCTGTTGGAGATATTGCGGTAGCTCCCAGCGATCCTTCTATTTTATATGTCGGTAGTGGTGAAGGGCTTCATAGGCCTGATTTAGGGGTTGGAGATGGTATTTTCAAAAGTATTGATGGAGGAAAGACTTGGACCCACATAGGACTGAATGACATACAGCAAGTAGGTAGGTTAATTGTGCACCCAACTGATCCTGACATTGTTTTTGTCGCAGGATTAGGCCACCCTTATGGAGCAAACGAACAAAGAGGAGTGTTTAAGACAGTGGATGGTGGAGAGACCTGGAAAAAAGTACTCTATATCAATGAGAATACAGGTGCAATTCAGGTAGAATTTGACCCCAATAACCCATCAATTCTGTTTGCTGATATGTGGGAGCATCAGGAAGGCCCTTGGGAAAATGCAGCATTTTCTGGTCCTAATAGTGGGCTTTATAAAAGTACAGATGGAGGCGAAACTTGGAGAAAGATTACTAAAGGGCTACCGGGGGCTGATCAAGGCTTGGGAAGAATTGGGGTAGGAATTGCTCCAAGTAATTCCAACATTATGTTTGCTACTGTCGATGCCAGGGACAATGGAGGGATTTATAAAAGTGTGGACGGTGGAGAAAGCTGGTCTTTGATTCATCAAGACAGGAGACTTTGGGGTAGAGGAGGGGATTTTGCAGAAATTAAAGTTCACCCGAAAGACCCCAACCGGGTTTACGTTGCCAATATTGCCTCTTATACTTCTGCTGATGGTGGGAAAACCTGGTCTTCTCTGAAAGGTGCACCGGGAGGAGATGATTACCATAGAATCTGGATCAATCCATTAAATCCAGATATCATGCTTTTCGTGGCAGATCAAGGAGCAGTGGTTACAGTGAATGCGGGTCATACTTGGAGTTCTTGGTACAACCAGCCAACTACACAACTTTACCATGTCACTACTGATAATGCATTTCCTTATTGGGTTTATGGTGGTCAGCAAGAAAGTGGTGCCATCGGTGTTGCTAGTAGGGGAAACGGTGGGCAGATTAGTTTTAGGGAATTTATAGGTGTTGGAGCAGACGAATATGCTTACGTGGCACCTGACCCAAAGAATCCTGATATTATTTATGGAGGCCGTGTGATGCGTTTTGATAAGCGAACAGGCCAATCAACCAATGTAGCTCCGGAAGCTTTGCGTTCAGGTGATTACCGATTTGTGAGGACCATGCCTTTGCTATTCCATCCTGCGGATGATTCGATGCTTCTTTTTGGTACCAATGTATTATGGAAAACCACCAATGAAGGGCAAAGCTGGGAAATAATAAGTCCTGACCTGACCTACGAACAACCAGAGGTTCCGTCCAGTGTAGGCCATTACAAGACTCCTGAAATGGAAACGATGGCAAGAAAAGGGGTGATTTATGCGCTTGGGCCTTCTCCTTTGAATGTAGATATTATTTGGGCGGGTACAGATGATGGACGTGTACATTTGACTACTAATGGAGGGAAAGACTGGAAAGAAGTTACTCCTCCTGTGATGAGTTCTTGGGACAAGGTATCCCAAATAGATGCAAGCCATTTTGATGAAAAGACCGCATATATTGCCATTAATGCCATTCGAAAAGATGACATGGTTCCTTACATTTATCGGACGCGAGATGGTGGGGAAACGTGGGACTTAATCACGAATGGCTTGAATCCGAACGGTCCAGTGAATGTAGTCCGTGAAGATCCAGTCAAAGAAGGGTTATTATATGCAGGAACAGAGCGGGAGGTGTATTTTTCAATAGATGATGGGGAACATTGGCAGTCCCTCAGAAATAATATGCCAGCTACTTCTATTCGAGATATAGTGATTCATGAAAATGATTTAGTCGTAGGAACTCATGGTCGATCTGCTTGGATATTAGATAACATTGCTCCATTGAGAGAGATGGCTCAATCCCGAGGAAGGTCCGCTTATTTATTTACTCCTTCTGATACATATCGAGTAAGGTGGAATATGTTTTCAGATACACCTCTTCCTCCGGAAGAGCCGACCGGCCAAAACCCTCCCGATGGGGCGATTTTGGATTACCAACTCAATCAGTCGGCTCAGCAAGTCAAATTGGAAATTGTAGATGAACAAGAGCAAGTAATTAGGACCTTTTCAAGTGATCAGGAACCGGAAGAAATAGACAGCACAGCTTTGCCTCATCCTACCTATTGGATCAGACCAGAGCAAAAAGTAGGTGTTTCTCAGGGACACCATCGATTCATATGGGATTTAAAGTACGAAGCTCCTAGAGGTTCCAAGAGAGAGTTTTCAATTGCAGCAGTTTACAAAAACACGCCGAGTGCACCCCAAGGACCTTTTGTGAAGCCTGGAACTTACCGTGTACGATTGGCAGTGGATGGTGAGGTCTTTGAAAAACCATTGACGATCAAAATGGATCCCCGGGTAACTATTTCGGAAGAGGCATTACAAATGCAAACGGATTTGAGCAAAACTTGCTACGACAGTTACCATGAATTGCAAAGGATTGTTGAAGCGATAGATGCTTATTCCAAGCCAAGCGAGGAGCAATTGGCACTGAGAGGAATGGGAAGGGTAGGAAATCCAGATACTATGTATGGAAGTATCCGTGAGACAGATCCGGCTGATGAAACTTTGGTAGGCCTTCAGCAAAAGTTCCTATTTATGATGAATCTGATCCAAGCAGCGGATGTGCAACCTACCCAGCAAACCATTCGAGCGGTGAACTCTTTAAAAGAGAGTTTGGAGAAAATTAAATTGCGTTGGAAGGAGGTGAAAGAATAA
- a CDS encoding potassium channel family protein, giving the protein MKKFTIIFLLFFSQTAFCQEGAQWRTIPSLTDWVEEVNNWPDEIYRERNLKILIDPIKDKDYISFSDSVAYEPVDSFPRMTINKRINIWDIQFMGDPYLFSGLSLKNLHFKERVDFFRIKNGRLSFKNCVFDNEHQVRIINTLFYLAYYDCEFKDEFRNNNPQEPLDILFYNCRFHKSFELSSDQGIPNVYIKNSTFEEIVSFNETSKFNTVSIHQSTFKSDLLLSRLQIDNTLEVIASTISFINLDGSKLPTENTYLPFSQISHKIGVQSLTDQTYFFANKAEDFSSKTNYDHVIAQYAKLLAVYKSRSEMDSYNDCYVEMRNKQTAYSQYHYKKDRSFENWLVFSLNRFLSVFSDYGTRPSKAILISIYVILGFALIYLFFPNSWDAHGKNRILDRYRFFIKYLQRNAGVHEVYLEERKQDLMGYEEFKILISNSGKSIPRFFSATALPLYHWAVSGKRMTAKILSKFDILKGTWEDLPGSQKAWKSFLLTGTFLLALTYDLLIKVLNALMLSINTFTTLGFGEIPIKGLPRYLAIIQGFIGWFMLTIFSVSLISQLLN; this is encoded by the coding sequence TTGAAGAAGTTTACTATTATCTTTCTACTTTTTTTTAGCCAAACTGCATTTTGTCAGGAAGGTGCACAATGGAGAACGATCCCATCTCTCACCGATTGGGTTGAAGAAGTCAATAATTGGCCAGACGAAATCTACAGGGAGAGAAATCTTAAAATCTTGATTGACCCTATAAAGGACAAGGATTACATTTCCTTTTCAGATAGCGTTGCCTATGAACCGGTTGATTCCTTCCCCAGGATGACTATAAACAAAAGGATCAATATCTGGGATATTCAGTTTATGGGTGATCCGTACTTGTTCAGTGGTTTATCATTGAAGAATTTACATTTCAAAGAACGAGTAGATTTCTTTAGAATAAAAAATGGGAGACTATCCTTTAAAAATTGCGTCTTTGATAATGAACACCAAGTCCGTATCATCAACACGCTTTTTTATTTGGCTTATTATGATTGTGAATTCAAAGATGAATTTAGAAACAACAATCCTCAAGAGCCATTGGATATCCTCTTTTATAACTGTCGATTTCATAAGTCATTTGAGCTTTCCAGTGACCAGGGTATCCCAAATGTTTATATCAAAAATTCAACTTTTGAAGAAATTGTTAGCTTCAATGAAACCAGTAAGTTTAACACTGTTAGCATTCACCAAAGCACCTTTAAATCTGATCTATTATTAAGTCGCCTTCAAATTGATAATACACTAGAAGTAATAGCTTCCACTATTTCATTTATCAATCTGGATGGCAGCAAGCTTCCAACTGAAAACACCTATCTCCCATTCAGTCAAATTAGTCATAAAATTGGAGTTCAGTCCCTCACAGATCAGACCTATTTTTTCGCAAACAAAGCTGAGGACTTTTCTTCCAAAACAAACTATGATCACGTAATAGCACAATATGCCAAACTGTTGGCGGTCTATAAATCAAGATCGGAAATGGACAGCTATAATGATTGCTATGTAGAGATGAGAAATAAACAAACTGCTTATTCTCAATACCATTATAAAAAAGATAGGTCTTTTGAAAACTGGCTGGTTTTTTCGCTCAATCGCTTTTTGAGTGTATTTAGTGATTATGGCACACGTCCATCCAAAGCAATTTTGATTTCTATTTATGTGATCCTAGGATTTGCCCTCATCTACCTTTTCTTCCCCAATTCTTGGGATGCACATGGCAAAAACCGAATCTTGGATCGCTACCGCTTTTTCATTAAATACCTTCAGAGAAATGCCGGAGTTCACGAGGTTTATCTCGAAGAAAGAAAACAAGACCTAATGGGGTATGAAGAATTCAAAATTCTGATTTCGAATTCGGGAAAATCAATACCGAGGTTCTTTTCTGCAACAGCTCTCCCTCTTTATCATTGGGCTGTTTCTGGCAAACGAATGACTGCTAAAATCCTAAGTAAATTCGACATTTTAAAAGGGACTTGGGAAGATCTTCCTGGAAGCCAAAAAGCTTGGAAGTCATTTCTGCTGACCGGAACTTTTTTGTTAGCCTTGACTTATGATCTGTTGATTAAAGTACTGAATGCACTCATGCTCTCCATCAATACCTTTACTACACTAGGTTTTGGAGAGATTCCCATCAAGGGATTACCCAGATACCTCGCAATAATCCAGGGGTTTATCGGCTGGTTTATGCTGACCATATTCTCTGTTTCATTGATAAGTCAATTATTGAATTGA
- a CDS encoding DUF6090 family protein, which yields MKRIFTTLKEKWPEYILEILVITIGILGAFALNNWNEQKKDNIRKALLLNALTQEFQSNLSQLNEVIFYDELVSKNSLRLLLLEEKDMELIPEDTMRFLLQNSSWIWTFDSRSGALRSGISSGNIHLIQNDSLVNLLFSWQDIVSDANENESWSLDHRMNKDFVIEKYVPKVTYRSFKNKEMGASKHPANYKKLILDPEFETYISERYSHMNDALKELHQVKALNILILQLIENELKN from the coding sequence ATGAAAAGAATCTTTACCACACTCAAAGAAAAATGGCCGGAATATATTCTGGAGATACTGGTAATTACCATCGGTATTTTGGGTGCTTTTGCGCTGAATAACTGGAATGAGCAGAAAAAAGATAATATCAGAAAAGCCCTACTTCTAAATGCCTTGACTCAAGAGTTCCAATCCAATCTCTCACAATTAAATGAAGTCATTTTCTATGATGAATTGGTTTCCAAAAACTCTCTGAGATTATTGCTTTTAGAAGAAAAAGATATGGAGTTGATACCTGAAGATACCATGAGGTTTCTTCTTCAAAATTCCAGTTGGATTTGGACATTCGATTCTAGATCTGGGGCATTAAGATCTGGCATTTCCTCTGGTAATATTCATTTGATTCAAAATGACAGTTTGGTAAACTTATTATTCAGCTGGCAAGATATAGTAAGTGATGCCAATGAAAATGAGTCATGGAGTTTAGATCACCGAATGAACAAAGACTTTGTGATTGAAAAGTATGTTCCAAAAGTGACCTATAGAAGTTTCAAAAACAAGGAAATGGGGGCAAGCAAGCATCCTGCAAACTATAAAAAACTGATTTTAGACCCTGAATTCGAAACATATATATCAGAACGATATAGTCATATGAACGATGCCCTAAAGGAATTACATCAGGTAAAAGCGTTAAACATTCTTATTTTGCAACTCATTGAAAACGAGTTAAAAAACTAA
- a CDS encoding DUF6090 family protein: MISFFRKIRQKLLAQNRVTRYLAYAVGEILLVVIGILIALQVNNWNENRKDAEKEIQLLTNLQVEFKDNLKDLDSISIEVEEVIYSLEKLFDSFSREPSPNLRDSVDRWIASGLQSPNWKPSQYILNSLTSSGSITNLKNERLKLLLYQWSRQQNEMLEVQLRSEETGEEIISYVKEFGSLRNIDTTHSDFKYESSTLGKSNSGLLSDVRFENLIDDKLYMYKLTKKWLETAKKTLEQLIEETNS, encoded by the coding sequence ATGATCTCCTTCTTCCGCAAAATCCGTCAAAAACTCCTAGCTCAAAATAGAGTGACCAGGTACCTTGCATATGCTGTGGGAGAAATCCTTCTGGTGGTTATTGGAATTCTGATTGCATTACAGGTAAATAATTGGAATGAAAATAGAAAAGATGCAGAAAAGGAAATTCAATTATTGACAAACCTACAGGTTGAATTTAAAGACAACCTGAAAGACTTGGATTCTATATCAATCGAAGTTGAAGAGGTTATATACTCCTTAGAAAAATTATTTGACTCTTTCTCAAGGGAACCCTCGCCTAATTTGAGAGACTCGGTCGATAGGTGGATAGCTTCGGGCCTTCAATCACCAAATTGGAAACCAAGTCAATATATTCTAAATAGTTTAACCAGTTCGGGGAGTATAACTAACCTAAAAAACGAACGATTAAAACTATTACTATATCAATGGTCAAGACAACAAAATGAAATGTTGGAAGTGCAATTGAGGTCAGAGGAGACAGGCGAGGAAATCATCTCTTATGTCAAAGAGTTTGGATCCTTAAGGAATATCGATACGACCCATTCTGACTTTAAATACGAATCTTCAACATTAGGCAAAAGTAATAGCGGTTTGTTATCAGATGTTAGATTCGAAAACCTGATCGACGATAAACTGTACATGTACAAATTGACGAAGAAATGGTTAGAAACTGCTAAGAAAACATTGGAACAATTGATTGAAGAGACAAACAGTTAG
- a CDS encoding VOC family protein, whose translation MKKQFPIYLFIRAQLFWILLAFARCQTKPNDLQPLTRFNHVYLSVADMDRSIAFYTNAFDLEVAKHVKKLKRTNLDGVSTESDINLAFFRFPGQGFVLEVGENPEFKPENSSANYLHVCVEVKDIETAGKRVEEAGGILSRPLSLVEIEGVTAKTMFFTGPDGETIELLQLISGGI comes from the coding sequence ATGAAAAAGCAATTCCCAATTTATTTATTTATACGAGCTCAGCTATTTTGGATATTGTTGGCTTTTGCTAGATGCCAGACCAAACCGAATGACCTTCAGCCTTTGACTCGGTTCAATCATGTTTACTTGAGCGTTGCTGATATGGATCGGAGTATTGCATTCTATACCAATGCATTCGATTTGGAAGTAGCAAAGCATGTCAAAAAACTAAAAAGGACAAACCTTGATGGGGTTTCTACAGAGTCTGACATCAATTTGGCCTTTTTCAGATTTCCTGGGCAAGGTTTTGTATTAGAAGTTGGCGAAAACCCTGAATTTAAACCTGAAAACAGTTCGGCAAATTATCTCCATGTATGCGTCGAAGTGAAAGATATAGAAACAGCAGGAAAGCGTGTGGAAGAAGCAGGTGGAATACTTTCACGACCTTTATCTTTGGTTGAAATAGAGGGCGTGACAGCCAAAACCATGTTTTTCACAGGACCTGACGGAGAGACCATAGAGCTACTCCAACTTATCTCCGGAGGAATTTAA